A part of Bremerella cremea genomic DNA contains:
- a CDS encoding amidohydrolase, whose amino-acid sequence MGTETTVVDAAGQTITPGLIDSHLHFVGLGESLQMLNLSQARSWEAIVRQVESAAKQTPAGDWIEGRGWHQSKWSVEPTENIDGYPVHTSMSRVTETHPIILAHASGHACFANAAAMKLAGIDRDTPDPPGGQIVRDAEGDAIGIFLENAQSHIYRAKAKADRQVPIADRQARLSEQIRLAGEACLRYGITSVHDAGCSFELAEKLRQLADAGQLQVRMLVMIRASSRELEGRLAAARTEQAGNGFLSVRSVKVSIDGALGAHGAWLLQPYDDLPGSVGFNTVAIDELERIAEMCKANQWQLCVHAIGDQANREVLDTYERVLGADAGNDHRWRVEHAQHLSVEDIPRFGKLGVIPAMQANHCTSDAPFVLQRLGERRSSEGAYVWRSLIDSCAIVANGTDAPVESIDPRVSLYASVTRQLSDGSQFFPEQCMTRQEALLSYTRWAARAGFQDQYIGSIEIGKRADFVLWDTDLLNCAAEELLTANTLRVWLDGKERTVTPLAK is encoded by the coding sequence GGCCAAACGATTACGCCGGGACTGATCGATAGCCATCTGCATTTTGTGGGCTTAGGCGAGTCGCTGCAAATGCTGAATCTGAGTCAAGCCCGTTCGTGGGAGGCGATTGTCCGTCAGGTCGAGTCGGCTGCCAAACAAACACCCGCCGGTGATTGGATCGAAGGGCGAGGCTGGCACCAGAGCAAATGGTCGGTTGAGCCAACCGAAAATATCGATGGATATCCCGTGCACACGTCGATGAGCAGAGTCACGGAGACGCACCCAATAATTCTTGCCCACGCGAGTGGCCATGCTTGCTTCGCAAACGCTGCCGCGATGAAATTGGCGGGCATTGATCGCGATACTCCCGATCCGCCGGGAGGACAAATCGTGCGTGACGCCGAAGGGGACGCCATTGGCATCTTCCTTGAAAATGCACAATCGCACATTTACCGAGCAAAAGCCAAGGCGGACCGGCAAGTGCCGATTGCCGATCGCCAAGCTCGTTTGTCCGAGCAGATTCGTCTGGCGGGTGAAGCCTGCTTGAGATACGGAATCACATCTGTCCATGACGCTGGCTGCAGCTTTGAGCTTGCGGAAAAGCTGCGACAGTTGGCCGATGCCGGTCAACTGCAGGTGCGCATGCTGGTTATGATCCGTGCCAGTAGTCGGGAATTGGAAGGCCGTTTAGCCGCTGCGCGTACCGAGCAGGCGGGAAATGGCTTCTTGAGCGTGAGGAGCGTGAAAGTTTCCATTGATGGTGCATTGGGAGCGCATGGTGCCTGGTTGCTACAGCCTTACGACGATCTGCCGGGCAGCGTTGGCTTCAACACCGTCGCGATCGATGAACTGGAGCGCATCGCAGAAATGTGCAAAGCCAACCAATGGCAATTGTGCGTGCATGCCATCGGAGATCAGGCCAACCGCGAAGTCCTGGACACTTACGAGCGGGTGCTTGGCGCCGACGCCGGCAATGATCATCGTTGGCGAGTTGAGCATGCACAGCACTTATCAGTCGAGGATATTCCCCGCTTTGGAAAGTTGGGAGTCATCCCTGCAATGCAAGCCAATCATTGCACAAGTGACGCTCCTTTCGTCCTGCAGCGATTGGGTGAACGCCGCAGTTCCGAAGGTGCCTACGTCTGGCGTTCGCTCATCGACAGTTGTGCGATCGTTGCCAACGGGACCGACGCACCGGTGGAATCGATCGATCCGCGCGTCAGCCTGTACGCATCGGTCACCCGGCAACTTTCAGATGGCAGCCAGTTTTTTCCGGAACAGTGCATGACGCGGCAGGAGGCGCTGCTGAGCTACACTCGCTGGGCCGCGCGAGCCGGCTTTCAAGACCAATACATCGGCTCTATCGAAATCGGAAAACGGGCGGACTTTGTACTCTGGGACACCGATCTACTGAATTGCGCTGCGGAAGAGTTGTTGACTGCCAATACGCTACGTGTCTGGCTGGATGGCAAGGAACGAACGGTCACTCCGCTCGCCAAATAA
- a CDS encoding helix-turn-helix domain-containing protein: MKVFTTGQVAKICKVAPRTVSKWFDSGRLKGYRIPGSQDRRIPREYLIKFLKEHGMPLGDLEDEAMAKVLIVAQDQVLVENLRRELPLEKAFKVCVAASGFEAGIQAEGFHPDCIIVDFSIGRIEALQICQNLRRNPDFSETILIALLPDDGSSMSFDRSTINETFKKPFDAALLAERLRTLIGAKKELV, from the coding sequence ATGAAGGTCTTCACAACAGGACAGGTCGCAAAGATCTGCAAAGTGGCCCCCCGCACTGTGAGCAAGTGGTTCGATTCGGGCCGACTTAAGGGGTATCGTATTCCTGGATCCCAGGACCGACGAATCCCGCGGGAATATTTGATCAAGTTCCTGAAAGAACACGGAATGCCCCTTGGCGACCTGGAAGACGAAGCCATGGCCAAGGTGCTTATCGTCGCTCAGGACCAAGTATTGGTTGAAAATTTGCGTCGCGAACTTCCGCTCGAAAAAGCATTCAAGGTCTGCGTGGCCGCGAGTGGTTTTGAGGCGGGAATTCAAGCCGAAGGTTTTCACCCGGACTGCATTATCGTGGACTTCTCGATCGGTCGTATCGAGGCGTTGCAGATTTGCCAGAATCTGCGTCGGAATCCCGATTTTTCGGAAACGATTCTGATTGCCTTGCTACCCGACGATGGAAGCTCAATGAGCTTCGATCGATCCACGATCAATGAGACGTTCAAGAAGCCGTTCGACGCGGCTTTGCTGGCAGAACGCCTACGAACCTTGATCGGTGCTAAGAAGGAACTGGTCTAA
- the moaC gene encoding cyclic pyranopterin monophosphate synthase MoaC has product MADFTHLDSSGAAHMVDVGQKQPTVREAVAEACVTMLAETGEAIRENQNKKGEVLQVARLAGIMAAKRTDELIPLCHGLPLESLDIVFKFDDLTNLRITATARVTAKTGVEMEAMTAASVAALTVYDMCKAIDRGMEIRQVRLMKKSGGKSGTYVRENNP; this is encoded by the coding sequence ATGGCCGATTTCACGCATCTCGATAGCTCTGGCGCGGCCCACATGGTCGATGTCGGACAGAAGCAGCCGACGGTTCGAGAAGCCGTGGCTGAGGCGTGCGTGACGATGCTGGCCGAAACCGGGGAAGCCATCCGCGAAAACCAGAACAAAAAGGGAGAGGTCCTGCAGGTCGCACGCTTGGCCGGTATCATGGCTGCGAAGCGAACCGATGAACTGATCCCGCTGTGCCATGGACTGCCGTTGGAAAGTTTGGACATCGTGTTTAAGTTCGACGATCTAACAAACTTGCGAATCACCGCGACAGCTCGCGTGACCGCCAAAACAGGCGTAGAAATGGAAGCCATGACGGCGGCATCCGTTGCTGCCCTCACGGTGTACGACATGTGCAAGGCGATCGATCGTGGCATGGAAATCCGTCAAGTTCGCCTGATGAAGAAGTCTGGCGGCAAGTCGGGTACGTACGTGCGAGAGAACAATCCTTAG
- a CDS encoding polyprenyl synthetase family protein translates to MRCYGGIESDLAEVEAILKREMSSKFPAVSDIVSYGYLLGGKRLRPALVLLCGQAWSKLTPAHHKLGAVLEMVHTATLIHDDVLDGAETRRHLPTIHHRWGTESSVLVGDFLFTHAFYLASTLPTTLAARKIGQATNVVCEGELRQITTKGRFDLSEDEYLSIIEAKTAVLCQCACELGATYAESPEEAGQQAAEYGRCLGIAFQIVDDLLDIEGDTDQTGKTLGTDLAQRKPTLPLIHALKVAPTATKTKMLEVLGSAEPSPGQIQAWLEEFDSAAYARETAISYVETALSSISQWPDNDATAALRQLAEFVLKRCY, encoded by the coding sequence ATGCGTTGCTATGGCGGGATCGAATCGGATCTGGCCGAGGTCGAGGCAATACTCAAGCGGGAAATGTCCTCGAAGTTCCCTGCGGTTAGCGATATTGTTTCCTATGGATACTTGCTGGGGGGTAAGCGACTTCGACCTGCCTTGGTCCTTCTTTGCGGTCAAGCTTGGAGCAAGTTGACCCCTGCCCATCACAAGCTTGGCGCGGTGCTGGAAATGGTTCATACCGCCACGCTGATCCACGACGATGTGCTCGATGGGGCCGAAACTCGACGCCATTTGCCAACGATTCATCATCGCTGGGGAACCGAGTCGAGCGTCTTGGTGGGCGACTTCCTCTTCACCCATGCGTTCTACCTGGCCAGCACGCTTCCCACGACGTTGGCGGCTCGCAAGATTGGTCAGGCGACCAATGTCGTCTGCGAAGGGGAACTGCGTCAGATCACGACCAAGGGGCGCTTCGACCTGAGCGAAGACGAATACCTTTCGATCATCGAAGCCAAGACCGCCGTGCTTTGTCAGTGTGCTTGCGAACTGGGGGCGACTTATGCCGAGTCGCCGGAAGAGGCTGGCCAGCAAGCGGCTGAGTATGGTCGCTGCTTGGGAATCGCTTTTCAGATTGTCGACGACTTGCTCGACATCGAAGGAGACACCGACCAGACCGGCAAGACCTTAGGAACCGATTTGGCCCAGCGCAAGCCGACCTTACCGCTGATCCACGCGTTGAAGGTTGCACCGACCGCAACCAAAACCAAGATGCTGGAAGTGCTCGGTTCTGCGGAGCCTTCTCCTGGCCAAATTCAAGCTTGGCTAGAAGAATTCGACAGCGCCGCCTACGCCCGCGAGACGGCGATCAGTTATGTCGAAACGGCGCTTTCGTCGATCTCGCAGTGGCCCGATAACGACGCCACCGCAGCCCTCCGCCAATTGGCCGAGTTCGTTCTCAAACGCTGCTATTAA